From a single Deltaproteobacteria bacterium genomic region:
- the yidD gene encoding membrane protein insertion efficiency factor YidD, translating to MVVQGLIGFFQTYISPVDGDRCPSYPTCSHYALQAVRKHGALVGMVMGFGRLIHESDEIQRAPKIWINNSYRYYDPVENNDFWWYKKLGNR from the coding sequence ATGGTAGTACAAGGACTCATTGGGTTTTTTCAAACCTACATCAGCCCGGTAGACGGAGATCGATGCCCAAGTTATCCTACGTGTTCCCACTACGCTCTCCAAGCTGTTCGTAAACATGGAGCTCTTGTGGGAATGGTAATGGGCTTCGGTCGCCTGATTCATGAATCTGACGAGATCCAGCGTGCTCCCAAGATATGGATCAATAATTCTTACCGGTACTATGATCCTGTTGAGAATAACGATTTCTGGTGGTATAAAAAATTGGGCAATAGGTGA